ATTCCTTTGGCAGTGCATAGCGCAGATGCCCCGCCTCATCGGCACGCCGACGCATTTCGCCCAGCAGCTCTTCCCACTCCTCGCGGGGCAATCCCTGATTGTCCCAGTCCGTGCGCGCATGTTCGCGGCGGTGGTCGAAGAAGCGAATGTTGTCGTCCTGCTGTTCCAGCGGCTTGATTTCCTTTTCGATGAAATCATCCAGCACGGCGAGGTAGTCGGTTATCTCTCGCGGAATCTCGAAATCCATGATGCGTGTCCTTCCTGTGTTGCTTTTATGGTGTAGCGAAAAAATCTGTCAGGGCGCGTGCTGTGTCGGCGGATTTTTCTTCCGCAACGAAATGCCCACAGTCGAGCGCTGTGCCCGTCACGTTGGGCAGCAATGGCTTCCACAGCCCGCAAATCAGATCCGTGTCTGCCCCAAAGTTGTGTGACCCCCAGATGAGCAGCGATGGACCGTCGAATGTTTGGCCCGCGGCCAGCGACTGTCTGTCGGTTTCAACGTCCAGCGTTGCACCGGCGCGATAGTCCTCGCAGGTTGCCGCAATAACCTGCGGCTTGCGAAAGGCCGCGCGGTAAGCCTCGTGGGCCGTTGTATCAAAGGTGAATCCATCCGCCGCCCATTTGGCGATGCAGTAATCCAGAAACCGGTCCGGGTCGCCTTCGATCATCTTTTCGGGAAACGGCGCGGGCTGCGCCAGAAAACCCCAATGAAAGGTACCGATCGCAAAATTGGCATTGGCCATGTCCCACATGGTCGCGGTGGGAATTATGTCGAGCAGCGCCAGCCGGGTCACCCGGTCACCGTGATCCAGCGCCAGTCTGTACGCTGCCCGCGCGCCACGATCATGGCCCGCGAGCGCAAACGTGGGGTGCCCAAGTGCGGCCATCGCGGCCACAAAATGCGGTGCCCATGCACGTTTGGAATACGCGGCATGGTCATCGCTTAAGGGCGGTGCATCACTGTTGCCGTACCCCGGAAGATCAAGGCAGATAACCCGGTGTGTTTCCGCAAGAGCAGGCGCAACCGCGTGCCACATCACATGGGTTTGCGGATAGCCGTGCAACAGCAAAAGAGGCGGTGCATCTGGCGCGCCGCCGGCAATACCGCGCAACATCGCGCCCCCTTCGCCTGCAACGGCAATCGGCTTAAAGCCCTCAAACATGACGCTTCCCGTCAAGGGCCACGCGGGGTGGCCCGGCAAGTGTTATCTTTCAACACGCACTCTAACGCGCAGACACTTGAAGGGTCACTAGGGTGTAACGGTATTTTGGCTTGAGCCCGGCAAGCCAAGACGGGCCAGCGCCATATCCACAAAGCACGCAACAATTTTGTCGCCATTTGCCACAGGCATGTCAGCCGCCATCTGCACTGCTGATCCTGAAAGATGCGTGATGAGCAGGACGTCCGGCAACAGAGCTGCTGCATCCCCACGTCCGACAACACCCACCCGCACCAGTGCTGCAACAAGCCCCTCTGCATTTTCACGACTGTCAGCCAGATTGAGCGCCGCCAGATCACGGTCGGCGGCAAGATGCGCCCAGATCTCGCGCTGCTGAGGCTGGTCGCGCATTTTCGCGTATATGCCCCAGATCACCTGAGAGATTGCATCCGCAAAGGCCTGCGGCGTGCGGGCTTCGCCTACATGGTGCTCCAGGTCACTGCGCAAATCGGCCAAAAACCGATCTGTCAGCGCCCGCAACAAGGCCTGCGGCGTGGGAATGTATTGATACAGCGACCCGATGGAGACCCCCGCCCGCAGCGCCACTTCACTCATGGTGAGACGCGCCATGCCCTGCACGGCCACCACCTGTTCGGCGGCGTCCAGAATGGCCTCCATCCGCGCCCTGCTGCGCGCCTGTTTTGGACGACGCGGCGTGAGCGCCTCACGTGAAGGGGTGATCGCTTTGCCGCGCCGGGTAGAGTCGGCAGAGTGGGCAGAGTGGGCAGAGTGGGCAGAGTGGGCAGAGTGGGCAGGCATCAGTTTCTCCGATCAGCGAGATGGCTGAGTTGACTTATACCAAAAATATGAGACACCCTCATATTCAATCTTGTCCTGTTGAGGCATCACACCCCATGAATGACGCGACCACCTGCATCATTGGCGCTGGACCCGGCGGGCTGGCCGCCGCCCGCGCCCTCAAACGATATGGCGTGCCGTATGAGCAGTTCGAGCGTCATAGTGATCTGGGTGGCCTATGGGACAAAAACAATCCGGGTACGCCGCTTTATGACAGTGCTCATTTCATTTCATCCAAAACGCAATCAGCGTTCACTGACTGTCCAATGCCGGACGATTTTCCAGATTACCCCTCAGGCACACAGATTCTCAGCTACATCCACCACTTTGCAAACAGATATGGTTTGAAAGAAGGCATACACTTCAATACCGCTGTGCAAATTGCCGCACCCAATGACGACGGCAGTTGGCGCGTGACGCTGGATACGGGCGTCACAAAGACCTTCGCCAACCTCATTGTTGCCACTGGCACCAACTGGTCGCCCAACCGGCCGGACTATTCAGGCACATTCAACGGCACCGCCATTCACGCTGTCGACTACAGCAGCGCAGACCAGTTCCGCGGTAAACGCGTCATGGTCGTAGGTGCGGGAAACTCAGGCTGCGATATTGCCTGCGACGCGGCCATTCACGCCGACAAGGCATTCATCAGTGTACGGCGCGGCTATCACTTCATTCCCAAACATGTTTTCGGAATGCCCGCTGACGTCTTTGCCCATGGTGGGCCCAAACTGCCGATGCCTGTTCAGCAGTGGGTGATGGGCAAAATGCTGCGTCTGCTGGTCGGCGATGTCACCCGCTACGGCCTGCCCCAACCTGATCACAAGGTATTTGAAAGCCATCCGATCGTGAACTCGGAACTCCTCCACCACCTGTCTCACGGCAACATCACCGCAAAGGGCGACATTGCCCATTTTGAGGGCACCGAGGTGGTGTTCAAGGACAACAGCCGCGAACAGTTGGACATGATCGTCTATGCCACAGGCTACAACTATGACATGCCGTATCTGGCAGAGGGTGCCGTGCCCTTCAGGGCCGGGCGACCTGATCTGTATCTCACCGTGTTTGGCCGCGACCTGCCGGGCTTCTTTGCCATGGGCTTTGAGGAGACCAACTCCGGCGGCTATTTCCTGTATGACGAAATGGCCAACTGCATCGCCAACGCCATTCAGGATCGCACGCGCGCCCCTGAGAGGGCACAGCGCTTTCAGGCCGAAACCAGAACCAGTCCTGACCTCTCCGGCGGCATCCGCTTCATCGAAAGTCCGCGCCACGCCAACTATGTGGACAGCCCCACATTCCAGGCAGCTCTCAGGAAACTGGCAAAGCGCTATCGCTGGACGCCGGTGGATGAGGCTTCCTTCGCCGCCATGCGCGTAGCCGACCATACGCCCTCACAAAAGCGGGCTGCCTGACAACACCACAGTTGCGCAAAAATCCCCGACGGGTGATTGTGCGCGCGCAATGGCGCGACGTTTCCTCACTCCTGATACCCGCCCCACCCGATCAATGCAGCGCATTGACGAAGACGCGCGCGTGTGGGCTGTGCTCGGCCCCACCAACACCGGCAAGACCCACCTCGCCATTGAACGAATGCTGGGCCATGAAACCGGCATGATCGGCCTGCCGCTGCGGCTGCTCGCCCGCGAGGTCTATGACAAGGTCAAACGCAGCGTTGGCCCCGCCAATGTGGCGCTGGTGACAGGCGAGGAAAAAATCGTCCCCGACAATCCGCGCTACTGGGTGACAACCGTTGAATCCATGCCCCTCAGTGTCGAGGTCGATTTTGTCGCCATCGACGAAGTGCAACTGGCCGCAGACCCCGAACGTGGCCACGTTTTTACCCATCGGCTGATGCATATGCGCGGCGCTCTGGAAACAATGTTTTTAGGGTCGGATACCATCAAGGCCCGCATCCGTGACCTGGTGAAAGGCTGTCGGTTCGAGGACCGCCCGCGCTTCTCCGAGCTGTCTTACGCAGGCGCCAAGAAAATCACCCGCCTGCCGCGCCGTTCAGCGGTCGTCGCATTCTCCTCGGAACAGGTTTACGCCATCGCCGAGTTGATCCGCCGCCATCGCGGTGGCGCCGCCGTCGTGATGGGAGCCCTCAGTCCACGCACCCGCAACGCGCAGGTTGCGCTCTACCAGTCCGGCGACGTGGATTTTATCGTGGCAACGGACGCCATAGGCATGGGCCTCAACATGGATGTGGACCATGTGGCGTTTGCCAACCTTGAAAAATATGACGGCCAGCGCCATCGCCCTCTT
The genomic region above belongs to Pyruvatibacter sp. and contains:
- a CDS encoding alpha/beta hydrolase, with the translated sequence MFEGFKPIAVAGEGGAMLRGIAGGAPDAPPLLLLHGYPQTHVMWHAVAPALAETHRVICLDLPGYGNSDAPPLSDDHAAYSKRAWAPHFVAAMAALGHPTFALAGHDRGARAAYRLALDHGDRVTRLALLDIIPTATMWDMANANFAIGTFHWGFLAQPAPFPEKMIEGDPDRFLDYCIAKWAADGFTFDTTAHEAYRAAFRKPQVIAATCEDYRAGATLDVETDRQSLAAGQTFDGPSLLIWGSHNFGADTDLICGLWKPLLPNVTGTALDCGHFVAEEKSADTARALTDFFATP
- a CDS encoding NAD(P)-binding domain-containing protein, whose protein sequence is MNDATTCIIGAGPGGLAAARALKRYGVPYEQFERHSDLGGLWDKNNPGTPLYDSAHFISSKTQSAFTDCPMPDDFPDYPSGTQILSYIHHFANRYGLKEGIHFNTAVQIAAPNDDGSWRVTLDTGVTKTFANLIVATGTNWSPNRPDYSGTFNGTAIHAVDYSSADQFRGKRVMVVGAGNSGCDIACDAAIHADKAFISVRRGYHFIPKHVFGMPADVFAHGGPKLPMPVQQWVMGKMLRLLVGDVTRYGLPQPDHKVFESHPIVNSELLHHLSHGNITAKGDIAHFEGTEVVFKDNSREQLDMIVYATGYNYDMPYLAEGAVPFRAGRPDLYLTVFGRDLPGFFAMGFEETNSGGYFLYDEMANCIANAIQDRTRAPERAQRFQAETRTSPDLSGGIRFIESPRHANYVDSPTFQAALRKLAKRYRWTPVDEASFAAMRVADHTPSQKRAA
- a CDS encoding TetR/AcrR family transcriptional regulator, with the translated sequence MPAHSAHSAHSAHSAHSADSTRRGKAITPSREALTPRRPKQARSRARMEAILDAAEQVVAVQGMARLTMSEVALRAGVSIGSLYQYIPTPQALLRALTDRFLADLRSDLEHHVGEARTPQAFADAISQVIWGIYAKMRDQPQQREIWAHLAADRDLAALNLADSRENAEGLVAALVRVGVVGRGDAAALLPDVLLITHLSGSAVQMAADMPVANGDKIVACFVDMALARLGLPGSSQNTVTP